The Ziziphus jujuba cultivar Dongzao chromosome 7, ASM3175591v1 genome includes a region encoding these proteins:
- the LOC107434663 gene encoding gibberellin 20-oxidase-like protein, which produces MMLSESQYSVELYTLDISQPLKPSSLSSLAEACRAWGFFYITNHGISNDLFNKLFSISKQLFSLPSETKLKLGPFSSRKTYTPPFIASPFFESLRVSGPDFLASAQSSADILFHGENSQSFSEILQEYGSKMAQLSKKIVEILLMSLGDGFEKKYESEFKNCHGYLRINNYLPPERFEDGEQVEGLGIHTDMSCVTIVYQLDETGGLQVKSKEGSWMEISPCEGSTGLVVNVGDMLQAWSNDKLRSSEHRVVLKQPKNRYSMAFFWCFEDEKVILAPEDVVGDGEMSRMYKPFVCLDYVKFRENNESGNFEKVGFTVKDFSGIKSQML; this is translated from the exons ATGATGTTGTCTGAATCCCAATATTCTGTTGAGCTTTACACGTTGGACATTTCTCAGCCATTGAAACCATCTTCTCTGTCTTCTCTAGCAGAAGCTTGCAGAGCTTGGGGTTTTTTCTACATCACCAACCATGGTATTTCCAATGATCTTTTTAACAAGCTATTTTCGATCTCAAAACAGCTCTTTAGCCTCCCTTCTGAAACTAAACTCAAACTTGGTCCTTTCTCTTCTAGAAAGACTTACACTCCTCCTTTCATAGCCTCTCCATTCTTTGAAAGCCTCAGAGTTTCTGGTCCTGATTTTCTTGCCTCTGCTCAATCTTCTGCTGATATTCTTTTCCACGGAGAGAATTCTCAATCATTCAG TGAGATATTGCAAGAATATGGGAGCAAAATGGCACAACTGTCAAAGAAAATTGTGGAAATCCTGTTGATGAGTTTAGGAGATGGTTTTGAGAAGAAATATGAATCAGAATTCAAGAACTGCCATGGATATTTGAGGATAAATAACTATTTACCTCCAGAGCGATTTGAAGATGGTGAACAAGTAGAAGGTCTTGGAATACACACAGATATGAGCTGTGTAACGATTGTTTATCAACTCGACGAAACAGGAGGTCTCCAAGTGAAATCAAAGGAAGGGAGTTGGATGGAAATAAGTCCATGTGAAGGCAGTACTGGCTTGGTGGTGAATGTAGGAGATATGCTGCAAGCTTGGAGCAATGATAAGTTGAGGTCATCAGAGCATAGAGTGGTTCTGAAGCAACCGAAAAATCGATATTCGATGGCTTTCTTTTGGTGTTTTGAAGATGAGAAAGTGATTTTGGCACCAGAAGATGTGGTTGGAGATGGAGAAATGAGCAGGATGTATAAGCCTTTTGTCTGTTTGGACTACGTGAAATTCAGAGAGAATAACGAGAGTGGTAACTTTGAAAAAGTTGGGTTTACTGTAAAAGATTTCTCTGGGATCAAATCTCAAATGTTGTAA
- the LOC132799148 gene encoding probable esterase KAI2, translating into MGIVEEAHNVKVLGRGQEFVVLAHGFGTDQSVWKHLVPHLVEDYRVLLYDNMGAGTTNPDYFDFERYATIDGYAYDLLAILEALQVQSCIFVGHSLSAMVGLVASVVRPDLFSKIVTLSASPRFLNDEDYYGGLEQHELDQLFVAIEANYQAWCSGFAPLAVGGDLDSVAVQEFSRTLFNMRPDIAFSVGKTVFEFDTRQLLKHVTVPCHIIQSAKDMAVPVVISEYLHQNLGGKSVVEVVSTEGHLPQLSAPDIVIPVLVRHIRHDIAE; encoded by the exons atgggaaTCGTGGAGGAAGCTCACAACGTGAAGGTTCTGGGACGCGGACAGGAATTTGTGGTTCTAGCCCACGGCTTCGGCACGGACCAGTCGGTTTGGAAGCACTTGGTTCCCCACCTCGTGGAAGACTACCGGGTGCTTTTGTACGACAACATGGGTGCTGGAACCACAAACCCCGACTACTTTGATTTCGAAAGGTACGCAACCATCGACGGCTATGCCTATGATTTGCTTGCCATACTTGAAGCCCTTCAAGTCCAATCCTGCATCTTTGTCGGTCATTCTCTCTCCGCCATGGTCGGCTTAGTCGCTTCCGTGGTTCGTCCTGATCTTTTCTCTAAGATCGTCACGCTCTCCGCCTCTCCaag GTTTTTGAACGATGAGGATTACTATGGAGGATTAGAACAACACGAATTGGACCAACTTTTCGTAGCGATAGAGGCGAATTACCAAGCATGGTGCTCCGGTTTCGCTCCGCTGGCGGTGGGAGGAGACTTGGACTCGGTGGCGGTACAAGAATTCAGCCGGACGCTGTTCAATATGAGACCGGACATAGCTTTTAGCGTTGGAAAGACTGTATTCGAGTTCGACACGAGGCAGCTACTTAAGCATGTAACCGTCCCCTGCCACATTATCCAGAGCGCCAAAGACATGGCCGTTCCGGTTGTCATTTCCGAATACCTGCACCAGAATCTCGGCGGCAAGTCCGTCGTCGAGGTAGTGTCGACCGAAGGTCATCTGCCCCAGCTGAGCGCGCCCGACATAGTTATTCCGGTGCTTGTCCGACATATTCGACATGACATAGCTGAataa
- the LOC132804468 gene encoding subtilisin-like protease SBT1.7, which translates to MTCPLRAFKNLSAPTYACKALREVLWGHSPTLWGPLLQRRNVLSMSLGGGMSDYYKDSVAIGAFAAMEKGILVSCSAGNAGPSPYSLSNLAPWITTVGAGTIDRDFPAYVTLGNGQNYSGVSLFRGNALPGSLLPIIYAGNASNATNGNLCMMDTLIPEKVAGKIVLCDRGVSARVQKGAVVKAAGGVGMVLTNTAANGEELVADAHLLPATTVGQKSGEAIRKYLFSDPNPTATVVFEGTKVGIEPSPVVAAFSSRGPNSITPEILKPDIIAPGVNILAGWSGEVGPTGLSIDGRRVTFNIISGTSMSCPHVSGLAALLKAAHPEWSPAAIRSALMTTAYTSYKNGQSIRDVATGKPSTPLDHGSGHVDPVSALYPGLVYDLTVNDYLGFLCALKYTGAQISGLARRKFTCDPSKKYSVGDLNYPSFAVNFQSSGPTVVKYSRTLTNVGSAGTYKVSIKTETQAVKISVEPETLSFSQVNEKKGCTVTFTAVGSLPSDSNSFGRLEWSDGKHIVGSPIAFSWST; encoded by the exons ATGACCTGTCCATTAAGGGCATTCAAGAATCTCAGCGCTCCCACTT ATGCTTGTAAAGCACTAAGAGAGGTCTTATGGGGGCATTCGCCCACTTTGTGGGGACCATTATTACAAAGGAGGAATGTCCTCTCGATGTCGCTTGGTGGTGGAATGTCCGATTATTACAAAGACAGCGTCGCCATTGGAGCTTTCGCGGCGATGGAGAAGGGAATCTTGGTCTCTTGCTCCGCCGGGAATGCGGGTCCCAGTCCGTACAGTCTTTCCAATTTGGCACCATGGATCACTACCGTAGGAGCTGGCACAATAGATCGTGACTTCCCGGCTTACGTCACCCTCGGTAACGGCCAAAACTACTCAGGCGTCTCGCTGTTCCGAGGCAATGCCTTACCTGGATCGCTGTTGCCTATCATCTATGCCGGCAACGCTAGTAATGCTACGAATGGAAATCTATGCATGATGGACACTTTGATACCCGAAAAAGTTGCCGGAAAAATCGTTCTTTGCGATCGAGGAGTGAGTGCTAGGGTTCAGAAAGGAGCGGTGGTGAAAGCTGCGGGCGGTGTAGGGATGGTGTTGACGAACACCGCCGCCAACGGCGAAGAGTTGGTTGCAGACGCACATCTTTTGCCGGCCACCACGGTGGGTCAGAAATCTGGGGAGGCTATAAGGAAATACTTGTTTTCGGATCCGAACCCGACCGCTACGGTTGTTTTCGAAGGGACAAAAGTTGGGATAGAACCATCGCCTGTGGTCGCGGCGTTCAGTTCGAGAGGTCCGAACTCAATCACGCCGGAAATACTGAAACCCGACATTATCGCGCCAGGTGTCAACATCCTGGCAGGGTGGTCTGGAGAAGTTGGTCCCACCGGTTTGTCCATCGATGGTAGGCGCGTGACTTTCAACATCATCTCCGGCACGTCGATGTCTTGCCCACATGTGAGCGGGCTCGCGGCGCTTCTCAAGGCGGCTCATCCGGAGTGGAGCCCGGCGGCTATTCGATCGGCTCTAATGACCACGGCTTACACCTCGTACAAAAACGGCCAGAGTATACGAGACGTAGCTACTGGGAAACCATCCACACCGTTGGATCACGGCTCTGGACACGTGGACCCCGTATCGGCCTTATATCCAGGACTCGTTTATGATTTAACGGTAAATGATTACCTAGGTTTCCTATGCGCTTTGAAATACACCGGCGCACAGATTAGCGGCCTGGCGAGGAGAAAATTCACATGCGACCCGAGTAAAAAATACAGTGTGGGGGATCTTAATTACCCTTCATTTGCAGTCAATTTCCAGAGCAGTGGGCCCACCGTGGTGAAGTACAGTCGGACACTGACTAATGTGGGTTCAGCGGGTACGTACAAGGTGTCTATCAAAACAGAGACTCAAGCGGTGAAGATCTCAGTTGAGCCTGAGACATTGAGTTTCAGCCAAGTAAATGAGAAGAAAGGGTGCACCGTAACGTTTACTGCAGTGGGTTCATTGCCGTCAGATTCAAACAGCTTTGGTCGTCTTGAATGGTCAGATGGCAAGCACATTGTGGGAAGCCCAATTGCTTTTAGCTGGAGTACTTga
- the LOC107434658 gene encoding uncharacterized protein LOC107434658, giving the protein MCFISLYSTCLPHSLSLTLFLVCVSLSLSLSLSFSFSFQIFTICLYKSLSILSLTLSKEDPKTVTETTLLYFLSVEISMEKTSSVADEDRCSEQDQEEDVSLCDLPVNLMKEGNQQPSNYEGGQVIETVHEEFDFVSVGGGLEMCVADEVFFQGQILPLRLSISSDNGLCNFGRHDSRTASRCISRSESMDHGSLGGFRSISSGSSSCCSGRSYQHSSSTSSSNNSTMNIITRVTSESRIRNNFHSLPSPKPQIRASSARLERISSRNQKSSIWDFFRMGLVRTPDIDLQEFKVVRSNSRANRASVSRNSSVNSENATGSGIAATNGSKVDVNLNLQDQVKQKRQKFLSGCRCSIETVASNAIIMKNRSYSASKTSCSSFNVANDSGQTHAMKELKMMRKKQKQKQQQHQQQGKQALSHHRTYEWLKELSHANFPMYV; this is encoded by the coding sequence ATGtgctttatttctttatattcCACATGTCTCCCTCACTCTCTCTCCCTCACTCTTTTTCTTGTctgtgtctctctctctctctctctctcactctctttctctttctcatttCAAATATTTACCATCTGCTTGTATAAATCTCTCAGTATTTTATCCCTTACTCTTTCAAAGGAGGACCCCAAAACAGTAACTGAAACAACATTATTATACTTTCTTTCTGTGGAGATATCCATGGAAAAAACAAGCAGTGTTGCTGATGAAGACAGATGCTCTGAGCAAGACCAAGAAGAAGATGTCTCACTCTGTGATTTGCCTGTCAATTTGATGAAAGAAGGGAATCAACAACCAAGTAATTACGAAGGTGGCCAGGTTATTGAAACAGTTCATgaagaatttgattttgtttcggTGGGTGGTGGTTTGGAAATGTGTGTGGCCGATGAGGTATTCTTTCAGGGACAGATTCTGCCACTGCGTCTCTCAATCAGCTCCGACAACGGGCTGTGTAATTTCGGCCGGCATGATAGCCGGACCGCTAGCCGGTGCATATCTAGGTCCGAATCCATGGACCATGGCTCATTAGGCGGGTTCAGAAGCATTAGCAGTGGAAGCAGTAGCTGCTGCAGCGGCCGAAGCTATCAACACTCGTCCAGCACCAGCAGCTCTAACAATTCCACCATGAACATCATTACAAGGGTTACTTCCGAGTCAAGAATCAGAAACAATTTCCATTCTCTCCCTAGTCCAAAACCCCAAATCAGAGCCTCAAGTGCACGGCTTGAAAGAATCAGTAGCAGAAATCAAAAATCTTCGATTTGGGATTTTTTCAGGATGGGTTTGGTTCGGACACCCGATATAGATTTGCAAGAGTTCAAGGTGGTTCGCAGTAATAGCAGAGCCAATAGAGCATCGGTGAGTCGCAACAGCAGTGTTAATAGTGAAAATGCAACTGGTAGTGGTATTGCAGCCACTAATGGTAGCAAGGTGGATGTGAATTTGAACTTACAGGATCAGGTCAAACAGAAGAGACAGAAATTCTTAAGCGGATGCAGATGTTCAATCGAAACAGTAGCTTCAAACGCTATAATCATGAAGAACAGGAGTTATAGTGCAAGTAAAACTAGTTGCAGTAGCTTTAATGTGGCCAATGACAGTGGGCAAACGCATGCCATGAAAGagttgaagatgatgaggaagaagcaaaagcaaaagcagcaacagcaccagcagcaaggAAAGCAAGCTTTGTCACATCACCGAACGTATGAATGGCTAAAGGAACTTTCGCATGCAAACTTTCCTATGTACGTCTAA
- the LOC107434664 gene encoding uncharacterized protein LOC107434664 encodes MENKQQHRERKPENEEKGKYEGLPVNDSPYIQYKDLEDYKQQGYGTQGHLQPKPGRAGGSTDAPTLSGGSVNSQAEVPAADAISRIGIP; translated from the coding sequence ATGGAGAACAAGCAGCAGCACAGGGAAAGAAAGCCAGAGAACGAAGAGAAAGGAAAGTATGAAGGTCTGCCAGTGAATGACAGTCCGTATATACAATACAAGGATTTGGAGGACTACAAGCAACAGGGGTATGGAACCCAAGGCCATCTTCAACCTAAACCTGGCCGTGCCGGTGGCTCCACCGATGCCCCTACTCTTTCCGGCGGTTCTGTCAACTCTCAGGCTGAGGTTCCGGCGGCTGATGCCATTAGCCGCATTGGAATCCcataa
- the LOC107434667 gene encoding uncharacterized protein LOC107434667 codes for MGLKLETGKQSKKFAVIFIRTCYRSVCNHPFLVGILFCLIILYRSFPFWFSLLVSASPVLVCTAILLGTLLSFGQPNIPEIGKEEHLSHDIASLRAGVSENDTVVVERDESFVVGKYEGKKSDDEVEKSIEESSSLVDKVSKVEDDHLPIADENPHEIHTEKRLIEEVERESSGLELESNRGVDEGKAGIEGTLRDGKAYGDHFSLVQEIEADNSSGVSVKDQKEDHLYSSLVNGGGDENYNDDVDDDNDDVSSDSESDRAESSSPDASMADIMPMLDELHPLLPRESPRPRPMSPDESDAVSERSHRSNDDSGESDEDSEIQGEVEGDGEEEAQGGKEDESKSAIKWTEDDQKNLMDLGTSELERNQRLENIARRRARKSFKMMAEKNLIDFESADLPFNVPPISIARRNPFDLPYDSYDNMGLPPIPGSAPSILLPRRNPFDIPYDSNEEKPDLKGDGFAQEFTTDPPQKDIFFRRHESFSLGPSSLGFVKHDKQDIKWRPVFVPERLAAEGTSYSSFTRQSSEVSDSKLSSVPDSESVSSGADPDEKILGEQDFSKEKEMISNLYQASNLVEHGGQSSEGVASAGMVQTEKRDVQHAEFEVTLGQVENHNEMEVENYNETEVENKSETESCSSETEEEVNDVELNTSEIHLETEPVEEESSGGSSLSSLSEVDEKISIVKNDDGSSSLEASGNHINESVDSPQPSFEESKLQLVSEVVDENLHVEPVYDSSPQAAGKLLSLTSISNDTQAEILEMVKPPASENRAVFVEDEESKVHGGESIENDSSHHEEMNAASTSLHAVDGVAFGSEQVIETSENVSRAGSLECSPTSDDQNRSVVPEPVFGDVDSSSSSSGIRSIEEGKRNQEESDLYDPYDARSSSFDVEPITVHQDEDNNSVASGDQISPDKTTFSRQEEEQFVVEHSSVPDLSTSETGVLKEPKVLQEETIHLYEDQVHSYSSSEKVSIEEDTYKYGISHPEKDQVQSSSIQSKMQVGSTPDLSVPLVIPEGEQASLVLEQVKEVDPSLSPSEKDHVIEDSLNKQETVLVERGELSISSSDEKIHASLPQGSELKAASESEKELSWSDKAIVEPHFDDQSILHEPAAVTAVFKEDSSTVSNDHDPDEETVTNLSPYTSDSVPIPSESPEHKSTTGEIDLKTSFLDKEDSSRVSEHLDFQPEAHVQEENFNEVDEIKDIDEGLLSELDTVGDFSVKEVGKPLHDELTQQEAVTESTNLVMLPDDANLTQTNGELPVLEAKSIVDIDLAFKQLHEGVDVEEVILPNVVESTDLGMLPDDSNLSQTKGDLPVLEAKSIVDIDLAFKQLHEGVDVEKVILPSMVEDQLAKEELKDPKESTSDLQVVEAKSLEDIFTALKQVSEVDAGELPIKDASAAEEKEVGSIKDIESGSKDKESGTDELKHDIHETLENPDSSITNTRGKKSKTRKVKSGSSSSSSSSSSSSSSDSE; via the exons ATGGGATTGAAACTAGAAACCGGAAAGCAAAGCAAGAAATTTGCAGTCATATTTATCAGAACATGTTACAGATCAGTATGCAATCATCCATTTCTTGTGGGTATCTTGTTCTGTTTGATAATTCTGTACAGATCGTTCCCTTTTTGGTTTTCTCTTTTGGTTTCTGCATCCCCTGTTTTGGTATGTACTGCTATTCTGCTTGGGACCCTTTTGAGTTTTGGGCAACCTAATATACCTGAAATTGGAAAAGAAGAGCATCTTAGCCATGATATTGCTTCTCTTAGAGCTGGGGTTTCAGAGAATGACACTGTTGTTGTTGAGCGTGATGAGAGCTTTGTCGTAGGAAAATATGAAGGGAAAAAGAGTGATGATGAAGTAGAAAAATCCATTGAAGAATCAAGTTCCTTGGTTGATAAGGTCAGTAAGGTTGAGGATGATCATCTGCCTATTGCTGATGAGAATCCGCATGAAATTCACACTGAGAAGAGGTTAATTGAGGAAGTTGAGAGGGAATCAAGCGGTTTAGAGTTGGAAAGTAATAGGGGTGTTGATGAGGGAAAAGCCGGGATTGAGGGCACGTTACGTGATGGGAAAGCTTATGGAGATCACTTTTCTTTGGTTCAAGAAATAGAAGCTGATAACTCTTCTGGAGTGTCGGTCAAAGATCAGAAAGAAGATCACTTATATTCTTCTCTGGTCAATGGTGGCGGTGATGAAAATTATAatgatgatgttgatgatgaCAATGACGATGTGTCTTCGGATTCTGAGTCTGATAGGGCAGAGAGTTCATCACCTGATGCCTCAATGGCTGACATAATGCCAATGCTTGATGAACTGCATCCGCTTTTGCCCAGAGAATCTCCACGTCCCCGTCCTATGTCCCCTGATGAGTCTGATGCTGTTTCAGAGCGGTCTCATAGAAGTAATGATGACAGTGGTGAGTCAGATGAGGATTCTGAAATCCAGGGAGAAGTAGAAGGGGATGGTGAAGAAGAAGCACAAGGAGGCAAGGAGGATGAGAGTAAGTCCGCAATCAAGTGGACAGAAGATGACCAGAAGAATCTAATGGATTTGGGAACTTCAGAGCTTGAGAGGAACCAACGCCTGGAGAATATTGCAAGGAGGAGAGCACGGAAAAGCTTCAAAATGATGGCTGAGAAGAATCTAATTGACTTTGAAAGTGCAGATCTTCCCTTCAATGTCCCACCGATTTCAATAGCAAGACGCAACCCATTTGACCTTCCTTATGATTCCTATGACAACATGGGGTTGCCACCAATTCCTGGGTCTGCTCCATCTATTTTGTTGCCAAGAAGAAATCCCTTTGATATTCCCTATGACTCAAATGAAGAGAAACCTGATCTCAAAGGGGATGGTTTTGCGCAAGAGTTTACAACAGATCCCCCCCAAAAGGACATATTCTTCCGAAGGCATGAAAGTTTTAGCTTGGGACCATCCAGTTTAGGGTTTGTCAAGCATGATAAGCAAGATATCAAGTGGAGACCTGTTTTTGTACCAGAACGGTTAGCTGCAGAAGGAACAAGCTATTCCTCATTCACAAGGCAATCAAGTGAAGTTAGTGATTCAAAGTTAAGTTCAGTTCCCGATTCTGAATCAGTAAGTTCAGGTGCAGATCCAGATGAGAAGATCCTAGGTGAGCAGGatttttctaaagaaaaagaaatgatttCCAACCTATATCAGGCTTCTAATCTCGTTGAACATGGAGGTCAATCCTCTGAGGGTGTAGCTTCTGCAGGAATGGTACAAACTGAGAAAAGAGATGTTCAACATGCTGAGTTTGAAGTAACATTGGGGCAAGTGGAAAATCACAATGAAATGGAAGTGGAAAATTACAACGAAACAGAAGTTGAAAATAAGAGTGAAACAGAGTCGTGCTCGTCAGAAACAGAAGAGGAAGTCAATGATGTGGAACTCAATACTAGTGAAATCCATTTGGAAACTGAACCAGTTGAGGAGGAAAGCAGTGGtgggtcaagcttatcatcatTGTCAGAAGTGgatgaaaaaatttcaattgttaaaaatgatgaTGGATCATCAAGTTTGGAGGCCAGTGGTAATCATATTAATGAATCTGTTGATTCACCGCAACCTTCATTTGAGGAATCAAAACTGCAACTTGTGAGTGAGGTGGTGGATGAAAATCTACATGTGGAGCCTGTTTATGATTCAAGTCCCCAAGCAGCTGGAAAATTACTCTCCTTGACCTCCATTTCTAATGATACACAAGCAGAGATATTGGAAATGGTTAAACCTCCTGCATCAGAAAATAGGGCTGTTTTTGTTGAGGACGAGGAGTCTAAGGTGCATGGAGGAGAGAGCATAGAGAATGATTCTTCTCATCATGAAGAGATGAATGCTGCCTCAACAAGTTTACATGCAGTTGATGGAGTTGCTTTTGGGTCAGAGCAAGTGATAGAAACCAGTGAGAATGTTTCAAGGGCTGGGTCATTAGAATGTAGTCCAACGTCTGATGATCAAAATCGATCTGTGGTTCCTGAACCTGTATTTGGGGATGTTGATTCAAGTTCCTCTTCGTCAGGGATTAGATCCATAGAGGAAGGTAAGAGAAATCAAGAAGAAAGTGATCTTTATGATCCTTATGATGCGCGCTCATCAAGTTTTGATGTTGAGCCCATTACAGTACACCAAGATGAGGATAACAATTCAGTTGCTTCAGGTGATCAGATATCTCCAGACAAGACAACCTTTTCTAGGCAAGAGGAAGAACAATTTGTGGTTGAGCATTCATCAGTTCCTGATTTATCTACTTCAGAAACTGGAGTTCTAAAGGAACCGAAAGTGCTTCAGGAAGAAACCATTCATCTTTATGAGGATCAAGTCCACTCATATAGTTCATCAGAGAAAGTATCAATAGAAGAAGATACCTATAAGTATGGAATTTCTCATCCTGAAAAGGATCAGGTCCAGTCATCAAGTATCCAATCCAAAATGCAAGTTGGGAGCACCCCAGATTTGAGTGTTCCATTGGTTATACCGGAAGGAGAACAAGCTTCCCTGGTGCTTGAGCAAGTTAAAGAGGTTGATCCAAGTTTATCTCCTTCAGAAAAAGATCATGTGATAGAGGATTCATTAAATAAGCAAGAAACTGTTCTGGTTGAACGCGGTGAACTGTCCATATCAAGTTCGGATGAAAAGATTCATGCCAGTCTTCCCCAAGGTTCAGAATTGAAGGCTGCTTCAGAGTCGGAGAAAGAGCTATCCTGGTCAGATAAGGCTATAGTTGAACCACATTTTGATGATCAGAGCATACTCCAT GAACCAGCTGCAGTCACTGCAGTGTTTAAGGAGGATTCAAGCACCGTAAGTAATGATCATGATCCTGATGAAGAAACTGTGACTAATTTATCTCCTTACACTTCTGATTCTGTCCCAATCCCATCAGAGAGTCCTGAACATAAATCAACCACCGGTGAAATTGATTTGAAAACTAGCTTCCTTGATAAAGAGGACAGCAGTCGAGTCTCTGAACACCTTGATTTTCAACCAGAAGCACATGTTCAGGAGGAAAATTTCAACGAGGTAGACGAAATAAAAGATATTGATGAAGGATTGTTGTCAGAATTGGATACAGTTGGGGACTTCAGCGTAAAAGAAGTTGGAAAGCCTCTTCATGATGAGCTGACACAACAGGAAGCTGTCACTGAGAGTACCAATCTTGTGATGTTGCCTGATGATGCAAATCTGACACAGACCAACGGGGAGTTACCAGTTCTCGAAGCTAAATCAATTGTAGATATTGATCTGGCTTTTAAGCAACTGCATGAGGGAGTAGATGTTGAGGAAGTAATCCTTCCCAATGTGGTTGAGAGTACTGATCTTGGGATGTTGCCCGATGATTCAAATCTGTCACAGACAAAAGGGGACTTACCAGTTCTTGAAGCAAAATCAATTGTAGATATTGATCTGGCTTTTAAGCAACTGCATGAGGGAGTAGATGTTGAGAAAGTAATCCTTCCCAGTATGGTTGAGGATCAGCTCGCCAAGGAAGAGTTGAAAGATCCCAAGGAAAGTACTTCAGATTTGCAAGTTGTTGAAGCTAAATCTTTGGAAGATATTTTTACTGCTTTGAAACAAGTCTCAGAAGTTGATGCTGGTGAGCTGCCTATAAAGGATGCATCAGCAGCAGAAGAGAAAGAAGTGGGTTCCATCAAGGACATCGAATCAGGTAGTAAAGATAAAGAATCTGGTACTGATGAACTGAAACATGATATCCATGAGACACTTGAAAATCCTGATTCAAGCATAACAAATACTAGAGGTAAGAAGTCTAAGACCCGGAAAGTGAAGTCTGGTTCAAGTTCCAGTTCGAGCTCCAGCTCGAGCTCAAGCTCTAGTGATTCCGAGTGA